The following are encoded in a window of Bacillus sp. SORGH_AS_0510 genomic DNA:
- the dat gene encoding D-amino-acid transaminase — protein MNFAIMNGKLVNRSEAKVDIEDRGYQFGDGVYEVIRVYNGKMFTLQDHLNRFVKSADSIGITLPYTIDECSAMLVDLVTKNHLVEGIIYMQITRGTAPRNHVFPAKEVVPTLVAYTKEVARPVESLANGVKTICMEDIRWLRCDIKSLNLLGNLLAKQRAAEQGCFEAIQHRGDQVTEGSSSNVFIVKNGTVITHESNELILKGITKDVILQICSQNNIPVEERTFTVAELAAADEVFLSSTTSEVMPIIELEGVKVKDGMPGPITRKLQSLFTVEIEKQCGKLKEKISF, from the coding sequence ATGAACTTTGCAATTATGAATGGAAAATTGGTCAATCGTTCAGAAGCAAAAGTAGATATAGAAGATCGCGGCTATCAATTTGGAGATGGAGTATACGAAGTAATCCGTGTCTATAATGGCAAAATGTTCACGCTTCAAGACCACTTGAATCGGTTTGTAAAGAGCGCTGACAGTATTGGAATTACATTGCCATATACGATTGACGAATGTTCGGCTATGTTAGTGGACCTAGTGACAAAGAATCATTTGGTTGAGGGAATCATCTATATGCAAATTACAAGAGGAACGGCTCCGCGGAATCATGTTTTTCCGGCAAAAGAAGTTGTTCCTACGCTGGTTGCCTACACGAAAGAAGTGGCTCGGCCAGTTGAAAGCTTAGCGAATGGTGTGAAAACTATTTGCATGGAAGATATTCGCTGGCTTCGTTGTGATATCAAGAGTTTAAATCTATTAGGCAATCTATTAGCCAAACAAAGGGCTGCGGAACAGGGATGTTTTGAAGCGATTCAACATCGTGGTGATCAAGTCACGGAAGGAAGCAGCTCCAATGTTTTCATAGTGAAAAATGGGACAGTCATTACGCATGAATCGAATGAGCTTATTTTGAAGGGGATTACAAAAGATGTCATCTTACAAATATGCTCTCAAAATAACATTCCAGTGGAAGAACGGACTTTTACGGTAGCTGAACTGGCTGCGGCTGATGAAGTGTTCTTATCTAGTACAACCTCAGAAGTTATGCCGATTATTGAATTAGAAGGTGTTAAGGTGAAGGATGGTATGCCAGGACCTATCACGAGAAAGCTGCAGAGCTTATTTACAGTAGAAATAGAGAAGCAATGTGGAAAATTAAAAGAAAAGATTTCATTCTAA
- the cysK gene encoding cysteine synthase A: protein MKVVNNIAELIGETPLVKLNRLAPKDGASVYLKLEFYNPSKSVKDRAAYNMIIEAEKAGLLREGSTIIEPTSGNTGIGLAMNAAARGYKSIIIMPDTMTQERINILKAYGAEVVLTPGDEKMPGAIRKAQELAKEIPNSFVPMQFENEANPNAHRFTTAVEIIEAMKEIGKPLSAFVATAGTGGTITGTGETLKEHFKDLTVHVVEPKGSPVLSGGKPGKHKLVGTSPGFIPEILNQDVYDEIHAIEDEDAYDITRRLAKEEGILVGPSSGGACYAALQVAKRLSPDDVVVCIACDTGERYLSSDLFQF from the coding sequence ATGAAAGTAGTAAATAACATTGCCGAATTAATTGGAGAGACACCACTGGTCAAACTTAATCGCTTAGCTCCCAAAGACGGGGCCTCTGTTTATTTAAAACTGGAGTTTTATAACCCAAGTAAAAGCGTGAAGGACCGCGCTGCTTATAATATGATTATTGAAGCAGAGAAAGCAGGACTTTTAAGAGAAGGCTCGACTATCATTGAACCTACAAGTGGAAACACTGGTATCGGACTGGCTATGAATGCAGCAGCTAGAGGGTATAAATCCATTATTATTATGCCTGATACGATGACGCAAGAGCGGATTAATATCCTAAAAGCATACGGTGCAGAAGTTGTTCTAACTCCTGGGGATGAAAAAATGCCTGGGGCGATTAGAAAGGCACAGGAATTAGCTAAAGAGATACCAAATAGTTTCGTTCCTATGCAGTTTGAAAACGAAGCAAATCCAAATGCTCACCGCTTTACAACGGCTGTTGAAATCATTGAGGCCATGAAAGAAATTGGAAAACCACTTTCTGCCTTTGTTGCCACTGCGGGGACAGGGGGTACCATCACAGGAACCGGAGAAACATTAAAAGAACATTTTAAAGATTTAACTGTACATGTTGTTGAGCCTAAGGGATCTCCTGTACTTTCAGGAGGGAAACCCGGTAAACATAAACTCGTTGGAACCAGCCCAGGGTTTATACCTGAAATTTTGAACCAAGATGTATATGACGAAATTCATGCAATAGAAGATGAAGATGCCTATGATATTACTCGGAGATTAGCTAAAGAAGAAGGCATTCTAGTTGGACCATCCTCTGGTGGAGCCTGCTATGCTGCCTTGCAGGTTGCAAAGCGCCTATCACCAGACGATGTAGTGGTTTGCATTGCCTGTGATACAGGAGAAAGATATCTATCAAGCGATTTATTTCAATTCTAA
- the thpR gene encoding RNA 2',3'-cyclic phosphodiesterase, with the protein MEQRTHFFFAVRMPEETKLKMKKHIEKLKHLIPFSRWVHHQDLHITLAFLGAAPEEKLSQAQSLVQEASKTTKPFQLRINRLGFFGNEHSPRVFWADTEESKELILLRNKVFSACEEAGFALETRPFRPHITLARKWKGEEAFQQTQLEMWNELQPDPLLFQANEVVLYQTHLQKTPKYEAIKVFPLE; encoded by the coding sequence ATGGAACAGAGAACACATTTCTTCTTTGCCGTTAGGATGCCCGAAGAGACCAAACTAAAAATGAAAAAACATATCGAAAAGTTAAAACACCTGATACCGTTTAGCCGATGGGTACATCATCAAGACCTACATATTACGCTTGCTTTTCTAGGAGCAGCACCGGAAGAAAAATTATCACAAGCTCAAAGTCTTGTACAAGAAGCTTCAAAGACAACAAAGCCATTTCAGTTAAGAATTAATAGGCTTGGTTTTTTCGGAAACGAACACTCCCCAAGGGTCTTCTGGGCAGATACGGAGGAAAGTAAGGAATTAATTCTATTAAGAAATAAAGTGTTCTCAGCTTGTGAGGAAGCTGGATTTGCTCTGGAAACTCGACCGTTTCGACCACATATTACCCTAGCAAGAAAGTGGAAAGGGGAAGAAGCCTTTCAACAAACACAGCTCGAAATGTGGAACGAGCTTCAACCAGACCCGCTCCTTTTTCAAGCAAATGAGGTCGTATTATACCAAACACACCTCCAAAAAACACCAAAGTATGAAGCAATAAAAGTATTCCCATTAGAGTAA
- a CDS encoding diacylglycerol kinase family protein codes for MKEIYFIVNPKARNGYCLKIWKKIEKELEKKQVSYLAFFTEYQGHAKKMASQIAAKNGKEKIIIAVGGDGTIHEVMNGVVDYNHCTLGFIPGGSGNDFSRGFQIPTNPVEALQVILRLLKQPALPIDIGKITRDDELSYYFINNMGAGFDAVISYEVNQSRMKALLNKLSLGRLVYVYFLLRKLFTYKTSTIDLSIDGEKHIFEQTWFVTVSNQPYYGGGMKIAPSAEPNDGLFDVTVVQQLSRIKLLLVFISVFWGKHIYFNEVKTYKGKVVSIDSQDSLFVHADGEHIGVTPLTIHLQEKATEVLTRLSFKQVDVKERDSNELY; via the coding sequence ATGAAAGAAATTTATTTTATTGTCAATCCAAAGGCAAGAAACGGTTATTGCCTTAAAATCTGGAAGAAAATTGAAAAAGAACTAGAAAAAAAGCAAGTAAGCTATCTTGCTTTTTTTACAGAATATCAGGGGCATGCCAAAAAAATGGCCAGCCAAATAGCTGCAAAAAATGGCAAAGAGAAGATCATCATTGCGGTTGGCGGGGATGGAACCATTCATGAAGTGATGAATGGGGTAGTAGATTATAACCATTGTACACTTGGATTTATCCCAGGCGGGTCAGGAAATGATTTTTCAAGAGGATTTCAAATACCAACAAATCCGGTGGAAGCCTTACAAGTGATTCTTCGTTTGTTGAAGCAGCCGGCATTACCGATAGATATTGGAAAAATAACCAGAGATGACGAGTTATCATATTATTTTATTAATAATATGGGTGCCGGCTTTGATGCTGTCATATCTTACGAAGTAAACCAATCACGGATGAAGGCGCTATTAAATAAACTTTCATTAGGAAGATTGGTGTATGTTTATTTTCTACTAAGAAAGTTATTTACTTATAAAACCTCAACAATTGATTTATCAATTGACGGTGAAAAGCATATATTTGAACAAACATGGTTTGTGACAGTTTCTAACCAACCCTATTATGGTGGTGGAATGAAAATAGCACCCTCTGCAGAGCCAAACGATGGGCTGTTTGATGTTACCGTTGTACAACAGTTATCCAGGATAAAATTGCTGCTTGTTTTTATTAGCGTTTTTTGGGGTAAACACATTTATTTTAACGAAGTGAAAACGTACAAAGGAAAAGTTGTCTCAATAGATTCTCAAGACTCTCTGTTTGTTCATGCGGATGGAGAGCATATTGGGGTTACACCACTGACTATTCATCTCCAAGAAAAGGCAACGGAGGTGTTAACGAGATTGTCCTTTAAGCAAGTTGATGTGAAAGAGAGGGACTCGAATGAATTGTACTGA
- the pulA gene encoding type I pullulanase yields the protein MNCTDRKFLAYLDELNIITILLPLSYHGGVSSTFYLVHDTEKYPLDMITKNGIVDHIKYVSRFSEEFLFEKQYWVVDEHGGRTDLQIGAVIRTERFDEKFYYTGNDLGATLLGDETQFKLWAPTAIQVKLKITPPQSSFSEIIKLKRGENGVWSVNIPRNLELFHYSFLVLINQEWREAVDPYVKAVTVNGEYGVIIKRDNPHRPRHDLPPLESPVDAIIYETHIRDFSIHPHSGIKHKGLYLGAGELHTKGQDGESTGLSYVKELGITHLEFLPFHDYAGVDELTPFMDYNWGYNPLHFNAPEGSYSTNPSDPYSRMKELKSLIDQIHQSGLRVIMDVVYNHVFIRENSPFEKIVPGYYFRHNELGMPSNGTGVGNDIASERKMVRKFIIDSIRYWMEEYHIDGFRFDLMGILDVETMTQVRQTCDSIAEGTLIIGEGWNLNTPLPSDEKATISNQAKLPQIAQFNDKFRDTIKGSTFNLFDKGYALGNEHYIDAALEVLAGSIGLKKRNVRLFNEPYQSVNYVECHDNHTLWDKLQACLPHADDRIRAKYHRLATGLVLLSQGIPFLHSGQEFFRTKQGEGNSYCSPDRINQLDWERKIQYKDNVNYLKGLIAIRRAMPCFRMRTAEEIRSNIRPLPSSSPILACSYQMVHDRVIVIINPSVDDQLFTLPKGDWSILADQHDAGIYSKGVLHGGEIKIPPISLIVLLKK from the coding sequence ATGAATTGTACTGACAGAAAATTTCTTGCCTATTTAGATGAGCTCAATATCATTACGATTCTTCTGCCGCTATCCTATCATGGAGGGGTGTCGTCCACTTTCTATCTTGTTCATGATACTGAAAAATACCCGTTGGATATGATTACGAAGAATGGAATAGTCGATCATATTAAATATGTTTCTAGGTTTTCAGAGGAGTTTTTATTCGAAAAACAATATTGGGTAGTTGACGAGCATGGAGGTAGAACTGACCTCCAAATTGGAGCAGTTATTCGGACCGAGCGTTTTGACGAAAAATTCTATTACACAGGGAACGACCTCGGTGCGACCCTTTTAGGAGATGAAACTCAATTTAAGTTGTGGGCACCCACAGCTATCCAAGTGAAGTTAAAAATAACACCTCCTCAAAGTAGTTTTTCTGAGATTATAAAACTGAAACGCGGGGAGAACGGGGTTTGGTCTGTTAACATTCCGCGGAATTTAGAACTCTTTCACTATAGCTTCCTCGTATTAATCAATCAAGAATGGCGGGAAGCCGTCGACCCATATGTGAAAGCAGTAACGGTTAATGGAGAATATGGAGTAATCATCAAGCGTGATAATCCGCATAGACCTAGACACGATTTACCGCCACTTGAAAGTCCTGTCGATGCGATAATATATGAAACACATATCAGGGATTTTAGTATACATCCACATAGCGGGATAAAGCATAAAGGATTATATCTAGGAGCAGGAGAACTCCATACAAAGGGGCAGGACGGTGAATCTACGGGTTTATCCTATGTGAAGGAGTTAGGGATAACACATCTTGAGTTTCTCCCCTTCCATGACTATGCAGGTGTGGATGAACTTACACCATTTATGGACTATAACTGGGGGTACAATCCCCTCCATTTCAATGCTCCAGAAGGCAGTTATTCCACAAACCCATCTGACCCCTATTCTAGAATGAAGGAGTTAAAATCATTAATTGACCAAATTCACCAAAGTGGCCTTAGGGTCATTATGGATGTTGTATATAATCATGTGTTTATTCGTGAGAATTCGCCTTTTGAAAAAATCGTACCTGGTTATTATTTTCGACACAATGAATTGGGGATGCCATCGAATGGAACAGGTGTAGGTAATGACATTGCATCCGAACGAAAAATGGTAAGGAAATTTATCATTGACTCAATACGTTATTGGATGGAAGAGTATCATATTGATGGATTCCGCTTTGATCTAATGGGGATTTTAGATGTGGAAACGATGACTCAAGTGCGACAGACCTGTGACAGTATTGCGGAAGGGACGCTCATTATTGGGGAGGGATGGAATTTAAATACACCACTTCCTTCAGATGAAAAGGCAACCATTTCCAATCAAGCCAAACTACCTCAAATTGCACAATTTAACGATAAATTTCGTGATACCATCAAAGGTAGTACCTTTAATTTGTTTGATAAGGGGTATGCTCTGGGTAACGAGCACTACATAGATGCAGCTTTAGAAGTACTTGCAGGGAGCATTGGTTTAAAAAAGCGGAATGTACGTCTTTTTAATGAACCCTACCAATCAGTTAACTATGTGGAATGCCATGATAATCATACCCTTTGGGATAAACTCCAAGCTTGTCTTCCGCATGCAGATGACAGAATTCGTGCAAAATATCACCGGTTGGCTACGGGGCTGGTGCTGTTGTCTCAAGGAATCCCGTTTCTTCATAGTGGACAGGAGTTTTTTCGCACGAAGCAAGGGGAAGGGAATAGCTATTGTTCTCCTGACAGGATTAATCAGCTGGACTGGGAACGAAAGATTCAATATAAAGATAATGTGAATTACCTGAAGGGCCTAATTGCTATACGTAGAGCTATGCCTTGCTTTCGAATGAGAACAGCAGAGGAAATTCGTAGTAATATCCGGCCGCTTCCATCATCATCTCCCATTTTAGCGTGCAGCTATCAAATGGTTCATGACAGGGTAATAGTAATTATTAATCCATCTGTAGATGACCAACTTTTTACACTTCCAAAAGGAGATTGGTCTATTTTGGCTGACCAACATGATGCGGGAATTTATTCTAAAGGGGTCCTTCATGGAGGAGAAATAAAAATACCGCCGATTTCATTAATTGTTTTACTAAAAAAATAG
- a CDS encoding phosphotransferase family protein, which produces MEHILGQEWEITPAGGATGEAFYAEYEDQRLFLKRNSSPFLAVLSAEGIVPKLVWTKRLENGDVITAQQWLPGRELTPAEMNQELVAKLLKKIHCSKPMLGMLSRIENSPLHPETIFQSVVNELDEQVRSLPQTQKALNFLKSEALNVYCDEKVVCHGDVNHNNWLLAEDNQLYLIDWDGARIADPAIDLGLLLYWYIPPENWQDWLSMYGQELTDHLRLRMKWYVTVQTLSSIQWHKNKNRLEEMNKWIHFLNEVV; this is translated from the coding sequence TTGGAACATATACTAGGACAAGAGTGGGAAATTACCCCTGCCGGAGGCGCCACTGGTGAAGCCTTTTATGCAGAATATGAGGACCAAAGGCTTTTTTTAAAGCGAAATTCCTCTCCATTCCTTGCGGTTCTTTCAGCAGAAGGCATTGTCCCAAAGCTTGTTTGGACCAAACGGTTGGAAAATGGAGATGTAATAACAGCACAACAATGGCTTCCTGGCAGAGAATTAACACCGGCAGAAATGAATCAAGAGCTTGTTGCCAAACTTCTCAAGAAAATTCACTGCTCAAAGCCAATGCTTGGAATGTTAAGCAGGATAGAGAACTCGCCATTACACCCGGAAACCATTTTTCAATCAGTGGTCAATGAGTTAGACGAACAGGTTCGATCCTTACCGCAAACACAAAAAGCATTAAATTTCCTAAAGAGCGAAGCATTAAATGTTTATTGTGATGAAAAAGTGGTTTGTCATGGAGATGTCAACCATAACAACTGGCTGCTTGCAGAAGACAACCAGTTGTATTTGATTGATTGGGACGGAGCTAGGATTGCAGATCCAGCAATTGATCTTGGATTACTTCTTTATTGGTATATCCCGCCTGAAAACTGGCAGGATTGGCTAAGCATGTACGGGCAAGAACTGACAGACCATTTAAGATTACGAATGAAGTGGTATGTCACCGTGCAAACTTTATCTTCCATTCAATGGCATAAAAATAAAAACCGTTTGGAAGAGATGAACAAGTGGATTCATTTCTTAAATGAAGTTGTTTAA
- a CDS encoding YtzH-like family protein, giving the protein MPLSHGDQVTLLKDILNNHQSDCCGSVAECEQLERLVKSLMVNTQVDQNVKHILQEVYQYSQNGAQTADLDQHILSNQNNLSQWVNDIDQFS; this is encoded by the coding sequence ATGCCGTTAAGTCATGGTGACCAAGTCACATTGTTAAAAGATATATTAAACAACCATCAATCCGATTGTTGTGGTTCCGTAGCGGAATGTGAACAACTAGAACGTTTAGTGAAATCCCTGATGGTTAATACACAGGTTGATCAAAATGTGAAACACATTTTACAGGAAGTATACCAGTATAGCCAAAATGGTGCGCAAACGGCTGATTTAGATCAACATATATTATCGAATCAAAATAACCTATCACAATGGGTTAACGATATTGATCAATTTTCCTGA
- the trmB gene encoding tRNA (guanosine(46)-N7)-methyltransferase TrmB, producing the protein MRLRHKPWAKDKIDQNPQYVVANPEMQKGNWHNVFEKNQPLHIEVGTGKGQFLIGMAKANPDINYIGIELYDSVIVAALDRLIEAELPNLKLLNVNAAELDKYFAKNDVERVYLNFSDPWPKSRHEKRRLTYKNFLKLYEDILVDGGEIHFKTDNKGLFEYSLMSFSAYGLLLKYVSLDFHKSGYEGNVMTEYEQKFSERGQRIYRSEVKYQNQK; encoded by the coding sequence ATGAGACTTAGACATAAACCTTGGGCAAAGGATAAAATAGATCAGAATCCACAATATGTAGTAGCAAACCCTGAAATGCAAAAAGGGAATTGGCACAATGTATTTGAAAAAAATCAGCCTCTTCATATTGAAGTAGGTACCGGTAAAGGACAATTCCTTATCGGTATGGCAAAGGCGAACCCAGACATTAATTATATTGGCATTGAGTTATATGACAGTGTGATTGTCGCTGCTTTGGATCGTTTGATTGAAGCTGAATTACCGAATTTAAAACTCTTAAATGTGAATGCAGCTGAATTAGATAAATATTTTGCGAAGAATGATGTAGAGAGAGTATATTTAAACTTCTCTGATCCATGGCCAAAGTCACGCCATGAAAAAAGAAGGCTGACTTATAAAAATTTCTTGAAGCTTTATGAAGATATTTTAGTCGATGGTGGGGAAATCCACTTTAAAACCGATAATAAAGGATTATTTGAATATTCATTAATGAGTTTCTCAGCTTATGGATTATTATTAAAATACGTTAGCCTTGATTTCCACAAGAGTGGGTATGAAGGAAACGTCATGACTGAATATGAACAGAAGTTTTCTGAAAGAGGACAACGTATCTATCGTTCTGAAGTGAAATATCAAAATCAAAAGTAG
- a CDS encoding MBL fold metallo-hydrolase produces MESLKIGRVSLTWLSGGVTNLDGGAMFGVVPKGLWSKKYPCNDKNQIELPTDPILIQMDGKNILVESGLGKGKLTEKQLRNYGVTQESELDASLQELGLRADEIDYVVMTHLHFDHAGGLTKLVDGRYTSAFPNAKIITSQVEWDEMRHPNIRSKNTYWKENWEAVESQVEPFEGEWSLGALRMIHTGGHSNGHSILIIEDGGELAIHMADLMATHAHQNVLWVMAYDDYPMDSIFAKEKWFPYGLKKNAWFTFYHDAFYRAVKWDSEGTLSEVIKRLK; encoded by the coding sequence ATGGAATCATTGAAAATTGGACGTGTTTCATTAACTTGGCTTTCAGGCGGTGTAACAAATTTAGATGGGGGAGCTATGTTTGGTGTTGTTCCCAAAGGATTATGGTCGAAAAAGTACCCATGTAATGATAAAAATCAAATTGAACTCCCTACAGATCCAATTCTAATTCAAATGGACGGAAAAAATATCCTAGTTGAATCAGGATTAGGGAAAGGCAAATTAACAGAGAAACAACTGAGGAATTATGGGGTTACTCAAGAATCCGAACTAGATGCATCCTTACAAGAGTTAGGATTACGTGCAGATGAAATTGATTATGTTGTTATGACTCATTTACACTTTGATCATGCAGGCGGATTAACAAAACTGGTAGACGGACGCTATACGTCAGCATTTCCAAATGCAAAAATCATTACCTCACAAGTAGAATGGGATGAAATGCGACATCCTAATATTCGTTCCAAAAATACATACTGGAAAGAAAACTGGGAAGCTGTTGAGTCACAGGTTGAGCCATTCGAGGGAGAATGGAGCTTAGGTGCTCTAAGGATGATTCATACAGGGGGGCACAGCAATGGCCATTCCATTTTAATAATTGAAGACGGTGGAGAATTAGCCATTCACATGGCGGATTTAATGGCGACACATGCTCATCAAAATGTTTTATGGGTAATGGCTTATGATGATTACCCAATGGACTCTATATTTGCGAAAGAGAAATGGTTTCCGTATGGTTTAAAGAAAAATGCCTGGTTTACATTTTATCATGATGCCTTCTATAGAGCGGTTAAATGGGACAGTGAGGGGACATTATCTGAGGTTATAAAAAGACTTAAATAA
- a CDS encoding PepSY domain-containing protein: MNWKSFFMGAAVGLIGGYVVKEVIDQKTNVSPEKVLEQVKKQFKQNGPISGSWIHMEAEPYEKQQIHYRVYKGGISKNNNGSTEQFEFIADAQTGTLLVVRPLTGDLVS, encoded by the coding sequence ATGAACTGGAAATCATTCTTCATGGGTGCTGCGGTCGGTTTAATTGGTGGATATGTAGTAAAAGAAGTAATCGATCAAAAAACGAACGTCTCACCTGAAAAAGTACTGGAACAAGTTAAAAAACAATTTAAGCAAAATGGGCCTATCAGTGGTTCTTGGATACATATGGAAGCAGAGCCATATGAAAAGCAGCAAATCCATTATCGTGTATACAAAGGTGGAATTTCAAAAAATAATAATGGCTCCACGGAACAATTTGAATTTATCGCTGATGCACAAACCGGTACGCTACTAGTGGTTCGGCCTTTAACTGGGGACCTTGTATCTTAG
- a CDS encoding M42 family metallopeptidase encodes MNEQTLKLFQTLTELPGAPGNEHLVRKFMREQLAQYSDEIIQDNLGSIFGLKKGNTQGPTVMVAGHMDEVGFMVTAITENGMIRFQPLGGWWSQVLLAQRVQIMTKNGPVIGVVGSIPPHLLDESKRNKPMEIKNMLIDIGADNREDAEEIGIKPGQTILPICPFTPMANKKKILAKAWDNRYGCGLAIELLQELKDETLPNILYSGATVQEEVGLRGAQTAANMIKPDIFFALDASPANDMSGDKLEFGQLGKGALLRILDRSMVTHRGMREFVLDIAETHQIPYQYFVSQGGTDAGRVHQSNEGVPSAVVGICSRYIHTHASIIHIDDYAAAKELIVKLVKACDQTTVDTIRSNS; translated from the coding sequence ATGAACGAACAAACACTAAAGCTTTTTCAAACCTTAACTGAGCTTCCAGGGGCACCTGGAAATGAGCATTTAGTAAGAAAATTTATGAGAGAGCAATTAGCTCAATACTCAGATGAAATTATTCAAGATAACTTAGGAAGCATTTTTGGTTTAAAAAAAGGAAATACTCAAGGTCCAACTGTTATGGTAGCTGGCCACATGGATGAAGTGGGTTTCATGGTAACGGCAATTACTGAAAATGGTATGATCCGTTTTCAGCCGCTAGGTGGTTGGTGGAGTCAAGTGCTCCTTGCCCAACGTGTACAGATTATGACGAAGAATGGTCCAGTCATTGGTGTCGTTGGTTCCATTCCACCACATCTTTTAGATGAATCCAAGCGTAACAAACCAATGGAGATTAAGAACATGCTAATCGACATTGGCGCAGACAACCGGGAGGATGCGGAAGAAATCGGCATTAAACCAGGGCAGACTATTTTGCCTATTTGTCCATTCACTCCAATGGCTAATAAAAAGAAAATTTTAGCAAAAGCATGGGATAATCGTTATGGTTGTGGATTAGCCATTGAACTTCTTCAAGAGTTAAAAGATGAAACATTACCAAACATTCTTTATTCAGGTGCTACGGTTCAAGAGGAAGTAGGTTTACGCGGTGCCCAAACAGCTGCAAATATGATTAAACCTGATATCTTCTTTGCACTTGATGCGAGTCCTGCAAATGATATGAGTGGAGATAAACTAGAATTTGGCCAATTAGGCAAAGGTGCTTTGCTCCGAATCCTAGATCGATCCATGGTTACGCATCGTGGAATGAGAGAGTTTGTCCTTGATATTGCAGAAACGCATCAAATTCCATATCAATATTTCGTTTCACAAGGCGGTACGGATGCCGGACGTGTTCATCAGTCCAATGAGGGCGTTCCGAGTGCAGTAGTAGGGATTTGTTCACGCTATATCCATACCCATGCATCCATCATTCATATTGATGACTATGCAGCTGCCAAAGAATTAATCGTGAAACTTGTAAAAGCCTGTGACCAAACAACAGTTGATACAATTCGATCTAACAGCTAA
- a CDS encoding DUF84 family protein gives MKIIIGSKNPAKVLAVKNAFSKEEAEFVPLDIPSNVNDQPFTDDETIQGAKNRAMGALLQGEGDIGIGLEGGVQETSHGLMLCNWGALASHDREPIIAGGARFLLPEEIAVRLRAGEELGPVMDDYAKMKNVRKHEGAVGIFTNGEINRVDMFTHLTNLLVGQYYYQKNII, from the coding sequence ATGAAAATCATTATTGGCTCAAAAAACCCCGCAAAAGTTTTAGCCGTAAAAAATGCTTTTTCTAAAGAGGAAGCAGAGTTTGTCCCATTAGATATTCCATCAAATGTTAATGACCAGCCCTTTACAGATGACGAAACAATCCAAGGTGCTAAGAACCGGGCCATGGGTGCTTTGCTGCAAGGAGAAGGGGATATTGGAATTGGGCTTGAAGGCGGCGTGCAAGAAACAAGCCATGGCCTAATGCTCTGCAACTGGGGAGCGCTAGCCTCCCATGATAGGGAGCCAATTATCGCCGGAGGAGCAAGGTTTCTTCTCCCTGAAGAAATTGCTGTAAGGCTTAGAGCAGGAGAAGAGCTTGGTCCGGTCATGGATGATTATGCAAAAATGAAAAATGTAAGAAAACACGAAGGGGCCGTAGGGATATTTACCAACGGAGAAATAAACCGTGTTGATATGTTTACCCATCTTACGAACCTGCTGGTGGGACAATATTACTATCAAAAAAATATTATATAA
- a CDS encoding thioredoxin family protein, translating to MKNLESMEQFEQLRDQGKTIFMFSAGWCPDCRIIEPILPEIEAKYNEYTFVHIDRDDYIDLCQQLDVFGIPSFIAFENGKELGRFVSKDRKTQEEIEQFIDGLR from the coding sequence GTGAAAAACTTAGAATCAATGGAGCAATTTGAACAGCTTCGTGACCAAGGGAAAACGATCTTTATGTTTTCAGCAGGCTGGTGCCCTGATTGTCGAATAATTGAGCCGATTCTTCCAGAAATTGAAGCAAAATATAATGAATATACCTTTGTTCATATAGACCGAGATGATTATATTGATTTATGCCAACAGTTAGATGTTTTCGGTATCCCTAGCTTTATTGCCTTTGAAAATGGAAAAGAACTTGGACGTTTTGTAAGCAAAGATCGCAAAACACAAGAAGAAATCGAACAATTCATCGATGGATTAAGATAG